In the Mobula birostris isolate sMobBir1 unplaced genomic scaffold, sMobBir1.hap1 scaffold_396, whole genome shotgun sequence genome, one interval contains:
- the LOC140193139 gene encoding uncharacterized protein produces MEDSETRSVNRGPSPDLPESRAPARHWPLDAEAVSPVGVGQAPFTCSNCGRGFRRAAGLTRHLCGHANDRPWKCGDCGKGFSYPSRLEMHRRGHTGERPYTCSVCGRGFIYSSHLVRHQRVHAAEKQFTCSLCGRGFTNLSSLLSHQKEHTGESPFTCSDCGKGFTCPSHLRRHQRLHTQERQFICSLCGKGCSHFSSLLRHQRDHTGERPFTCSQCGKGFTRSSSLLVHQRVHTGERPYTCSMCGKGFTCSSYLLAHQREHTGERPFACSECGRGFACSSGLLIHRRVHTGERPFACSACGRSFISSSHLLTHQRVHTGDRPFTCSECGKGFVHSSSLITHLRVHTGEKPFICSVCVKGFGSLSSLWIHEQVHK; encoded by the coding sequence ATGGAGGATTCCGAGACCAGGAGCGTGAACCGCGGACCGTCTCCCGACCTGCCGGAGTCGCGGGCGCCGGCGCGCCACTGGCCTTTGGACGCGGAGGCAGTGAGCCCTGTTGGCGTCGGGCAGgcgccgttcacctgctccaatTGCGGGCGGGGCTTCAGGCGGGCGGCCGGACTGACCAGGCACTTGTGCGGCCACGCCAACGACCGGCCGTGGAAGTGCGgggactgtgggaaggggttcagtTACCCGTCGCGGCTGGAGATGCACCGGCGCGGCCACACCGGCGAGAGGCCATACACCTGCTCAGTGTGCGGCAGAGGCTTCATTTATTCGTCCCACCTTGTCAGGCACCAGCGGGTGCACGCCGCGGAGAAACAGTTCACCTGCTCCTTGTGTGGGAGAGGATTTACCAACCTGTCCAGCCTTCTCAGCCACCAGAAGGAGCACACCGGGGAaagcccattcacctgctcggactgcggGAAGGGCTTCACGTGCCCGTCCCACCTGCGCAGGCACCAGCGGCTCCACACCCAGGAGAGGCAGTTCATCTGCTCCTTGTGTGGGAAAGGATGCAGCCACTTCTCCAGCCTGCTCAGGCACCAGCGCgaccacactggggagaggccctTCACCTGCTCCCAGTGCGGGAAGGgcttcactcggtcatccagccTTCTCGTGCACCAGcgggttcacaccggggagaggccgtacaCCTGCTCCATGTGCGGGAAGGGGTTCACGTGCTCGTCCTATCTCCTGGCACACCAGCGGGagcacaccggggagcggccctTCGCCTGCTCAGAGTGCGGCCGGGGGTTCGCGTGCTCCTCCGGCCTCCTCATACACCGGCGGGtccacaccggggagcggccctTCGCCTGCTCGGCCTGCGGCCGCTCCTTCATCAGTTCCTCCCACCTGCTGACGCACCAGCGGGTCCACACCGGGGACCGGCCCTTCACCTGCTCCGAGTGCGGGAAGGGATTCGTCCATTCGTCCAGCCTGATCACCCACCTGCGGGTCCACACCGGGGAGAAACCTTTCATCTGCTCCGTGTGCGTAAAAGGCTTCGGAAGTTTGTCCAGTCTGTGGATTCACGAACAAGTCCACAAGTGA